The following proteins are encoded in a genomic region of Liolophura sinensis isolate JHLJ2023 chromosome 7, CUHK_Ljap_v2, whole genome shotgun sequence:
- the LOC135470706 gene encoding very long chain fatty acid elongase 2-like: MVSAWVKDLVDQYERALPQADPRSRNWLLLCNSPIPVWVLTAVYLGFVAIGPRVMKDRQPLKMSTFLVVYNLGLVFLSVYMFVEIILSAYDAGYDFFCAKYNKDSWTNPRETRVARVLWWYFFSKAIELLDTVLMILRKKNNQVTFLHVFHHASMLNIWWWVMMFIPGGLSYFGSCLNCLVHVAMYTYYGLSAIPSLREKLWWKKYITKFQLIQFVITFSHTAYSLTLSCDFPRWGQYLLSSYMVAMVILFGNFYIQTYRRSRRLAHKDSKSAVNNGTTPGANGIKEHKNGGSHLKGDTNGYLRNRVKEQ, from the exons ATGGTGAGTGCCTGGGTGAAAGATCTGGTGGATCAGTATGAAAGGGCATTGCCTCAAGCAG ATCCCCGTTCAAGAAACTGGCTGTTGCTGTGCAACTCACCAATCCCAGTATGGGTGCTGACGGCGGTATACCTGGGCTTCGTGGCAATTGGCCCACGGGTGATGAAGGACAGACAACCTCTGAAAATGTCCACCTTTTTAGTGGTCTATAACCTTGGCCTTGTTTTCTTGTCTGTCTACATGTTTGTTGAG ATAATACTGAGTGCCTATGATGCAGGGTATGACTTCTTCTGTGCCAAGTACAACAAAGACTCCTGGACCAACCCAAGAGAAACGAGG GTGGCTCGTGTCCTGTGGTGGTATTTCTTCTCCAAGGCCATCGAGCTGCTGGACACTGTGCTAATGATCCTGAGGAAGAAGAATAACCAGGTGACGTTCCTGCACGTGTTTCATCACGCCTCCATGCTCAACATCTGGTGGTGGGTGATGATGTTCATTCCAGGGGGACTGT CTTATTTTGGCAGTTGTTTGAACTGCCTTGTACATGTTGCAATGTACACATACTATGGCCTCTCAGCCATTCCTTCACTCCGGGAAAAACTCTGgtggaaaaaatatataacaaagtTTCAACTT atACAGTTTGTGATAACTTTTTCACACACAGCCTACTCTCTAACCCTCTCCTGTGATTTCCCGCGCTGGGGGCAGTACCTCCTCTCTAGCTACATGGTTGCCATGGTTATACTGTTCGGGAATTTCTACATCCAGACATATAGACGCTCAAGGAGACTTGCACACAAAGACAGTAAATCCGCCGTAAACAATGGCACCACCCCAGGAGCCAATGGAATCAAGGAGCACAAGAATGGTGGCAGCCATCTTAAAGGAGACACCAATGGGTACCTTCGTAACAGAGTGAAGGAGCAGTGA